A single window of Anomaloglossus baeobatrachus isolate aAnoBae1 chromosome 5, aAnoBae1.hap1, whole genome shotgun sequence DNA harbors:
- the LOC142310411 gene encoding nuclear factor 7, brain-like — protein MASADLKDELTCSICLNLYSDPVTLKCGHNFCRECIESVLDTQKGSEAYSCPECRAKFQECPVLQRNTTLCKGSPNIVEHFISQEEHEEVFCTYCIHTPVVASKTCLTCEASLCDLHLTVHSKSPEHVVIQPTKSFKNRCSHLKKPLVYYCTDDAECLCISCCLSEEHRGHKISSQIEAFKQEKKQLKIIEGRLIQEREEINEQIQRLQDQIMHIREKAAGIVERVGVHIGDIKKKLDSLERHVLNEISKQQEQMSLSISNVVQQLESKEDNLSRKLATIEELCRMTDPLLYLQADKDDFTDMMGDNDPNLKEIEIDDLAEDLIFKNLNSVMVNIMSDLQEGYYVQKASGIVLDLNTAANDVHISDDLKTASWSKINQSRPEIESKRFEDSNVLSTNAFSKGRVYLDIEVSKEGAWRVGMAYQSISRKGQYSFIGNNSKSWGLRSCENQYSIRHDQKEIPLACRPSCYKVRIYLDYAAGLLSFYELGDSMMRHLYTYNATFTEPLYPVIAVWDNAWARVLN, from the exons ATGGCCTCTGCTGATCTGAAGGACGAGCTGACCTGTTCTATCTGCCTGAACCTCTACTCTGATCCCGTAACACTGaaatgtggacacaacttctgccgggagTGCATAGAAAGTGTGCTGGATACACAGAAGGGATCTGAAGCCTATTCCTGCCCTGAATGCAGAGCGAAGTTTCAGGAATGTCCTGTCCTGCAGAGGAACACCACGCTctgtaagggctcc cctaacaTAGTGGAGCATTTCATTTCTCAGGAGGAGCATGAGGAGGTATTTTGTACATACTGTATTCACACACCTGTGGTGGCTTCTAAAACATGTCTGACATGCGAAGCTTCTCTGTGTGATCTTCACCTGACTGTACACAGCAAGTCCCCAGAACATGTCGTAATCCAACCAACAAAGTCCTTCAAGAACAGATGTTCTCACCTTAAGAAGCCCCTCGTGTATTACTGCACTGATGATGCTGAGTGTTTGTGTATTTCCTGCTGTCTAAGTGAGGAGCACAGAGGACACAAAATCAGCTCACAGATCGAAGCCTTtaaacaggaaaaaaaacaacTGAAGATTATTGAAGGACGTTTGATCCAAGAAAGAGAAGAGATTAATGAACAAATCCAGAGACTTCAAGATCAAATAATGCACATCCGAGAAAAAGCAGCCGGTATTGTGGAGCGAGTCGGTGTTCATATCGGAGACATCAAGAAGAAGCTGGATAGCTTGGAGAGACATGTTCTGaatgagatctccaaacaacaagaGCAGATGTCACTCTCGATCTCCAATGTGGTCCAACAGCTGGAATCAAAGGAGGACAATCTGTCCAGGAAACTGGCTACTATAGAGGAGCTATGTCGGATGACTGATCCTTTACTTTACTTACAAGCCGACAAAGATGACTTTACTGATATGATGGGGGATAACGATCCAAACCTAAAAGAGATTGAAATTGATGATCTGGCTGAAGATCTGATCTTTAAGAACCTGAATTCTGTGATGGTGAACATAATGTCAGACCTACAGGAGGGTTACTATGTGCAGAAGGCCTCAGGCATAGTACTAGATCTGAACACGGCTGCTAATGACGTACACATCTCCGATGACCTGAAAACTGCTTCCTGGTCAAAAATAAATCAAAGTCGTCCTGAGATTGAAAGCAAAAGATTTGAGGATTCAAATGTTTTAAGCACCAATGCTTTTTCAAAAGGAAGAGTTTACTTGGACATAGAGGTGAGCAAAGAGGGAGCATGGAGAGTGGGGATGGCCTATCAAAGCATAAGCAGAAAAGGACAGtattcctttattggaaataatagCAAGTCGTGGGGTCTGCGAAGCTGTGAGAATCAATATTCAATAAGACATGACCAGAAAGAAATTCCATTAGCTTGTCGACCTTCGTGCTACAAAGTGAGGATATATCTGGATTATGCGGCTGGGCTGCTGTCTTTTTATGAGCTGGGTGACTCCATGATGAGACATTTATATACTTACAATGCCACCTTCACAGAGCCGCTATACCCAGTGATCGCTGTATGGGATAATGCTTGGGCTAGGGTCTTAAATTAA